A stretch of DNA from Electrophorus electricus isolate fEleEle1 chromosome 18, fEleEle1.pri, whole genome shotgun sequence:
CTGGAGAGCTGACAGAGGAGCAGCACCAGCAGGTACACGTGTCGACTTCAGACCAAACACCGGGCTGCGTTCCCCAGCACCTGCTTTACCGTCCAtctgctcttttctctctccgtcCTCTCCGCTCCCCTGCTTTCCCTGTCTCATCTCGTTAGATCCAAGCCCAGCTGATAGCAGCGGTCGCGGGCGGGCAACAGATCCAGATCCAGACCGTAGGGGCCGTGTCTTCGTCACCAGCCCTGCAACCGAGCTCTCTGCAGGGGGACGCTGCCGGCCAGGCTGCCCCTGCCGGCGTCCTCCAGCCGGCCAAGAAGCGCAAAATGGACCTCCCCATCACAGTCTCCTACGCCATTCCTGGCCAACAGCTAGCCACGGTGCTAACCATTCCCCAGGGTCAGCAGCAGGGCTACCTGTCCCTACGGCCTGACCTGGTCACCGTGGACAGCACTCAGCTATACAGCACAACGGGCACGCTCACCAGTCCTACCGGAGAGACGTGGACTATCCCTGTGTATACGGCGCCTGTCCAACAGTCCGGCATCACCCACATTGCTATACCACAGGATGCTTATGGCTCCCCCACGACGCTTCACGTCACAACGCCCGTCACTACCGATGACAAGGATAAGAACAAACTGGCCGCTGCCGTGCCGGCGTCGGGCATGGTGTCAGCGGTTTCCTTGCCTactgggggcggggccagtgGGGGACAGGAAGAGGTGGTACAGACATTGACAAACACTCTCTTCCCCGCGCAGTTCATGAACGGGAACATTCATATACCTGTTGCCGTCCAGACGGTCGCCGGGGTGACGGGGGCGTGTCCGAGCGGCACGCAGTCGTTGCATATCTGGGACCCTCAGCAGCAGATTGTGCAGACACAAGGGGGTGCAGCTCCAGAGCAGCAGGCACTGCAGGTGACTTGACGAAAGGAAATAAATTTAGTACTCCCGACTACAGTTGGGTTGCAGACGTAAGGGAAATCCTCTGATCAACAGACAGAAGAATCAggcacaaaatatttaaaagatggTATTTTGCGGATTTGACGTTATGCTAAATATACCCAGTGACAAATTATGTTGCTCTTCTTTAAATGTTACCTGAAAACTCAAATATCCTTCAGTGTTGATGGCATGCCAGGGTCCAGATTGGCCTTGTGTTTGATTGACAGGAGCAGCAGGGGCAGGGTGTGGCCGGTGGCGAGGCACTGCCCATCTCGCTGAAGCCCGACgaggggattatggtgtggaaACTCTGGGCTGAGAAGAAGAACATCgagctggagaaagagcagaggaACAAGCTGGCCCCTATCGGCAGTTCGTATTTTTCCTATGCATGACTTCGTAGCATACTTGAGacgtccaaaaaaaaaaaagctttagaaGGTGCTTGTTCATTTATAACAGTAACCTTTTCCTCAGTGTTTATATAATAGGTTCAAACGGGCTAATAGATGTTGGGCTATTAGCTTTGagcaacaacaaagaaaagTTTGTTCTGTACTATTGTAGCAAGCATGGTACGATGTTTGTTCATTGATTCGTTGTTCAtcaattgtgtgtttgtgtgtagggaGGCAGCAGCTGCGGTTTCAGGAGGACCTGTTATTTAATTCCATAGCAGAGCTGAGTTTAGGTCTCACTCTAATGACACATGAGGCCAGAGGCTTAGAAGGAGAGACCTTACAGCCCGACATGCTTTACTACATCTTCCTTTGCATACAAAAGGTACAGCACGCAAACCCATGCACGCTCCTATGCTCATTAATTATTCCTCAAATATGCTACATTGCCTTCTGCTATCTGCCTTACTGCTTCTTTCtgttctccccctctctttgcAGTGTATGTTTGATAATGACAGAGTAGATAATATATTCACAGATCAGTACTATCAGCGCTTCCACCAGTCCCTGCACAAGATATTAGAGTCGTGGAAACCCAGCGTCCACCCATTAGGTGACCGGGCACCCTTGTTCAGA
This window harbors:
- the LOC113580461 gene encoding glutamine-rich protein 1-like isoform X1: MNNSMEGSVSFEELVRVKARSVPQHRMKEFLESMASKGPEALQEFSQQDGESNTMVYQQGANCIYTDSTEVAGSLLELACPQVQSQQAQVQISPQLATAEPQSAEQQPIQVQVQIQEQQAHVGQQHLPTVAATTQVIQPGELTEEQHQQIQAQLIAAVAGGQQIQIQTVGAVSSSPALQPSSLQGDAAGQAAPAGVLQPAKKRKMDLPITVSYAIPGQQLATVLTIPQGQQQGYLSLRPDLVTVDSTQLYSTTGTLTSPTGETWTIPVYTAPVQQSGITHIAIPQDAYGSPTTLHVTTPVTTDDKDKNKLAAAVPASGMVSAVSLPTGGGASGGQEEVVQTLTNTLFPAQFMNGNIHIPVAVQTVAGVTGACPSGTQSLHIWDPQQQIVQTQGGAAPEQQALQEQQGQGVAGGEALPISLKPDEGIMVWKLWAEKKNIELEKEQRNKLAPIGRRQQLRFQEDLLFNSIAELSLGLTLMTHEARGLEGETLQPDMLYYIFLCIQKCMFDNDRVDNIFTDQYYQRFHQSLHKILESWKPSVHPLGYVIPSHVTEEMLWECKQLGAHSPSTLLTTLMFFNTKYFQLKTVDQHLKVAFTKVLRHTKKNPSNPKDKSTSIRYLKGLAQHQVGQKVTDDMYAEQSEHPENPLRCPIKLYDFYLFKCPQSDKGRNDAFYLTPEPVVAPNSPIWYSTQPVSRQQLEHMLSRVLAVREIQEAFAGKAEPLQ
- the LOC113580461 gene encoding glutamine-rich protein 1-like isoform X2, which codes for MNNSMEGSVSFEELVRVKARSVPQHRMKEFLESMASKGPEALQEFSQQDGESNTMVYQQGANCIYTDSTEVAGSLLELACPVQSQQAQVQISPQLATAEPQSAEQQPIQVQVQIQEQQAHVGQQHLPTVAATTQVIQPGELTEEQHQQIQAQLIAAVAGGQQIQIQTVGAVSSSPALQPSSLQGDAAGQAAPAGVLQPAKKRKMDLPITVSYAIPGQQLATVLTIPQGQQQGYLSLRPDLVTVDSTQLYSTTGTLTSPTGETWTIPVYTAPVQQSGITHIAIPQDAYGSPTTLHVTTPVTTDDKDKNKLAAAVPASGMVSAVSLPTGGGASGGQEEVVQTLTNTLFPAQFMNGNIHIPVAVQTVAGVTGACPSGTQSLHIWDPQQQIVQTQGGAAPEQQALQEQQGQGVAGGEALPISLKPDEGIMVWKLWAEKKNIELEKEQRNKLAPIGRRQQLRFQEDLLFNSIAELSLGLTLMTHEARGLEGETLQPDMLYYIFLCIQKCMFDNDRVDNIFTDQYYQRFHQSLHKILESWKPSVHPLGYVIPSHVTEEMLWECKQLGAHSPSTLLTTLMFFNTKYFQLKTVDQHLKVAFTKVLRHTKKNPSNPKDKSTSIRYLKGLAQHQVGQKVTDDMYAEQSEHPENPLRCPIKLYDFYLFKCPQSDKGRNDAFYLTPEPVVAPNSPIWYSTQPVSRQQLEHMLSRVLAVREIQEAFAGKAEPLQ